ACGCCCGCCGAGTTCGACGGAAACGTGCTCGACGGAAAGGGCGAGGGTTTCCTGTGCTGCGGTCATGCGCCGCTGCCCTCGTCCGGCGCCAGCGGCGAAGAAGGGCGGTCGGCGAAGAAACGCTTCTTCGCCTGGCCGCCGCACACGATCGCGGTCACGAATCCGACGAGCAGGGCCACCGCGACGACCGCGATCGCGACGATCAGGATCGGCACGAGCGGTCCCTGTCCGCCCGCGACGGAGGGACGGGCGCTCCTTCCCGGGGCCGCACCCCTCCAGGTCGCCTTCGCAGCATCGCCCGCGAGGGTGCCGGAGCCGACAGCGAAGCGCAACAGCTGGGTGTCGGAGACCGCCGATCCGTCGATGAGGGTCGCGGAGGCGGTCATCCGGATCAGGTAGACACCCGGCTTGGTGAACACCCAGTTGGCGTGAGTGTGCGTTTTGGTGTCGACGAAGATGTCCTGAGGACCGCTCTTCCGGGAGTCCCACAGCACCTGCGGGGCGCCGAAGTCACCGGACTGCAGGTAGACGGTGAGGATGCCGGGGCCTTGCACACCGTCCACAGAGAAGGTCGCGCCGCGGTCGATCTTCTGCATCACGGTCGGGTCCTGAGTGTTCCAGCCGGTCCAGACCACATCGGGGTTCTGGGTCTGCGGCACGACCCAGACAGCGGCACCGGGGGCCGCGCCGACGAAGGAGTAGGCGCGGCCGCCGGGGACGGTCAGCTTCGCCGCGTCCACGACCTGCAGCACCGTCTCGGCCGGGTAAAGCCACACGCTCTGCGCGTCCTTGTTCGCGCGGGCCGCGTCGTCGTGGATGAGGAACTTCCAGGTGGATCCGTCGAACCGGGGGCCCATATCGACGTGCCCGGTGGTGATGACGTGGTCGCCGTGGACGATGGGCTGGTTCACGCCGATCGTCTGGTTGAGCACCGGATCTCCCGGTGACGGGGTCTGGTCGGCCCAGCTGCCACGGGGGCGAGCAGGGCGGCGATAGACAGGAGAGTGGCGGCGGCACAGGCGGGAAGCCGGCGCGGGGGGCGGGTGGAGTGCATGGGGAGGTCTCTCATCGTTCGGTGTCGAAGGTGGGGCGGTCGCGGACCGGAAGTCAAGGACCGAGACATCTCAGGAGCGTGGCGGCATTGAAGCGCATCATGTCGAGGTAGGTCGGAGCGCCGCCGTCGAGGGTGTCGCCGTAGATCGGGCACACCGGGATGCGCTGCTCGGCGGCCACCTGGGTCAGCTCCGAGGAGCGGGCTCTCAGGTTCGGCTCAAGGAATACGGCCCGCACACGCAGGTTCCGGATCGTCTCGGTGAGCCGGCGCCGATCGGCGAGCGATGGCTCGGTGGCGGGGTTGGGGGTGACGAATCCGGCGACGGGGACACCGTAGGCCTTGGCGAGGTAGGCGAATCCGTCGTGGGTCGTGACCAGGTACCGGTTCGCTTTCGGTATACGGGCGATCGTGTCTCGCACATACCTGTCGGTCTGATCGAGTTCGGTCAGATACCGTTCCGCGTTCGCCCGGTAGCCGGCGGCCCCGCCGGGGTCTTTGGCGATGAGGGTGTCGCGGATGAGCTTGGCGTAGGCCTCGACGTTGCGGACGTTCTGCCAGAGGTGCGGGTCGATCTCGCCGTGGACGTGCTTTCCGAGCACTGCCTGCGCGAGCTGGTAGACCTGTCCACCGGGTTGGCCGAGGAAGCGGTACTGCGGGTCACCGGGGATCTCCACAATGCTCTTGCTGGGGACGTCGATGACGACCCGGGAGGCATCGTATCGCTTCTGGGTGCGCTCGCCTCCGGTCGGTTCGTAGAGCACGTCCAGGCCGCCGCCGTCCAGATCGACGGTGAGATCCGCGTGCCCCTAGTCGAGGACCACCGGGTCGGCGACGCGCGCGTCGTCGGGG
Above is a genomic segment from Leifsonia xyli subsp. xyli str. CTCB07 containing:
- a CDS encoding choice-of-anchor M domain-containing protein codes for the protein MLNQTIGVNQPIVHGDHVITTGHVDMGPRFDGSTWKFLIHDDAARANKDAQSVWLYPAETVLQVVDAAKLTVPGGRAYSFVGAAPGAAVWVVPQTQNPDVVWTGWNTQDPTVMQKIDRGATFSVDGVQGPGILTVYLQSGDFGAPQVLWDSRKSGPQDIFVDTKTHTHANWVFTKPGVYLIRMTASATLIDGSAVSDTQLLRFAVGSGTLAGDAAKATWRGAAPGRSARPSVAGGQGPLVPILIVAIAVVAVALLVGFVTAIVCGGQAKKRFFADRPSSPLAPDEGSGA